From a region of the Dermatophagoides farinae isolate YC_2012a chromosome 3, ASM2471394v1, whole genome shotgun sequence genome:
- the Dlic gene encoding dynein light intermediate chain isoform X1, translating to MAPYRNSAQNSLSSNVNDSIEPTDRDIWSSILKQVQQTATNKLPSNKSILVLGDNDSGKSSLIAKMQGIDTTCKGSGLEYHYLMVRDEYRDEQTQCGVWILDGNYNWKSQLLRFALNKDNFEDTTILVVCSMTKPWEMMNSLQYWMNCLQKHVQNLNLDSKKFKEYQDKNTRRFQDYISPGDEIEGLTSMRRSQNGDHSTTSTTGNNGIPIDHIEPERDPLPSDVLSHNLGLDIVVAITKTDYMSTLEKDYDFREEHFDFIQQYARKFCLQYGATLMYVSAKINKNCDLLYKFLIHRIYGLKFKTPALVVEKDAIFIPSGWDNEKKISILYDNIQSFSPDDNYNDVIMPPHNVNPTMKEPEIVSEDDQIFLMKLRTQLNQQVPSNITNTSLMQPLRGTPTGGSQSSSSNTATPVGGNTGTHSGGSANKSDRRQSHQTPSSHSASPAAAAAFLDASGKASPGGERVLQTFFNSLLSRKSVGGSGGNSSTPSSGNSSGSVRNSQSGVTTPNSASSTAVESLRTRDVQAELDRIIEGTKSSTNDE from the exons ATGGCACCATATCGTAACAGTGCTCAAAACTCTCTATCATCGAATGTtaatgattcgattgaacCGACTGATCGTGACATTTGgtcatcaatattgaaacaaGTTCAACAGACTGCAACGAATAAATTACCTTCGAATAAATCTATTCTTGTACTCGGTGACAATGATTCTGGTAAATCATCACTCATTGCTAAGATGCAAGGCATCGATACAACGTGCAAAGGATCCGGACTTGAATATCATTATCTAATGGTTCGTGATGAATATCGAGATGAACAGACACAATGTGGTGTATGGATATTGGATGGCAATTATAATTGGAAATCTCAATTGTTAAGATTCGCATTGAATAAAGATAATTTTGAAGATACAACCATACTTGTTGTATGTTCAATGACTAAACCATGGGAGATGATGAATTCACTTCAGTATTGGATGAATTGTCTACAAAAACATgtacaaaatttaaatttggattcgaaaaaatttaaagaatATCAAGATAAAA ATACACGACGATTCCAGGATTACATTTCACCTGGTGATGAAATAGAAGGATTAACTTCGATGCGTCGTTCGCAAAATGGTGATCACTCAACAACATCCACAACCGGTAATAATGGCATTCCAATTGATCATATCGAACCTGAACGAGATCCATTACCTTCTGATGTACTATCACATAATCTTGGCCTGGACATAGTCGTAGCCATTACAAAAACAGATTATATGTCTACATTGGAAAAAGATTATGATTTTCGTGAGGAACATTTCGATTTCATACAACAATATGCTAGAAAATTTTGTCTTCAAT aTGGCGCAACTTTGATGTATGTTTCTGCtaagataaacaaaaattgtgatCTATTATATAAATTTCTTATACATCGGATTTATggattaaaattcaaaactcCAGCATTGGTGGTCGAAAAGGATGCTATTTTTAT aCCATCTGGTTGggataatgagaaaaaaatttccattcttTATGACAATATACAATCATTTTCacctgatgataattataatgatgtgaTAATGCCACCACATAATGTTAAT CCTACTATGAAAGAGCCGGAAATTGTTTCCGAAGatgatcagatttttttgatgaaattacGAACACAACTGAATCAACAGGTTCCATCCAATATTACTAACACG tCACTAATGCAGCCACTTCGAGGTACCCCCACTGGTGGtagtcaatcatcatcgtccaATACAGCGACACCGGTTGGTGGTAATACTGGTACCCACAGTGGTGGATCGGCCAATAAATCAGATCGTCGACAATCACATCAAACACCATCAAGTCATAGCGCTAGTCCAGCTGCTGCGGCTGCTTTTCTTGATGCATCCGGTAAAGCATCACCCGGTGGTGAGCGTGTTTTGCAAACGTTTTTCAACTCACTATTGAGCCGAAAATCGGTTGGAGGATCAGGAGGAAACAGTAGTACACCTAGTAGTGGTAATTCATCTGGATCTGTTCGTAATAGCCAATCTGGTGTCACAACACCCAATTCAGCATCATCAACGGCTGTCGAATCATTACGTACCCGTGATGTACAAGCTGAATTAGATCGCATAATTGAAGgtacaaaatcatcaacaaacgatgaatga
- the Dlic gene encoding dynein light intermediate chain isoform X2: MAPYRNSAQNSLSSNVNDSIEPTDRDIWSSILKQVQQTATNKLPSNKSILVLGDNDSGKSSLIAKMQGIDTTCKGSGLEYHYLMVRDEYRDEQTQCGVWILDGNYNWKSQLLRFALNKDNFEDTTILVVCSMTKPWEMMNSLQYWMNCLQKHVQNLNLDSKKFKEYQDKNTRRFQDYISPGDEIEGLTSMRRSQNGDHSTTSTTGNNGIPIDHIEPERDPLPSDVLSHNLGLDIVVAITKTDYMSTLEKDYDFREEHFDFIQQYARKFCLQYGATLMYVSAKINKNCDLLYKFLIHRIYGLKFKTPALVVEKDAIFIPSGWDNEKKISILYDNIQSFSPDDNYNDVIMPPHNVNPTMKEPEIVSEDDQIFLMKLRTQLNQQVPSNITNTPLRGTPTGGSQSSSSNTATPVGGNTGTHSGGSANKSDRRQSHQTPSSHSASPAAAAAFLDASGKASPGGERVLQTFFNSLLSRKSVGGSGGNSSTPSSGNSSGSVRNSQSGVTTPNSASSTAVESLRTRDVQAELDRIIEGTKSSTNDE; this comes from the exons ATGGCACCATATCGTAACAGTGCTCAAAACTCTCTATCATCGAATGTtaatgattcgattgaacCGACTGATCGTGACATTTGgtcatcaatattgaaacaaGTTCAACAGACTGCAACGAATAAATTACCTTCGAATAAATCTATTCTTGTACTCGGTGACAATGATTCTGGTAAATCATCACTCATTGCTAAGATGCAAGGCATCGATACAACGTGCAAAGGATCCGGACTTGAATATCATTATCTAATGGTTCGTGATGAATATCGAGATGAACAGACACAATGTGGTGTATGGATATTGGATGGCAATTATAATTGGAAATCTCAATTGTTAAGATTCGCATTGAATAAAGATAATTTTGAAGATACAACCATACTTGTTGTATGTTCAATGACTAAACCATGGGAGATGATGAATTCACTTCAGTATTGGATGAATTGTCTACAAAAACATgtacaaaatttaaatttggattcgaaaaaatttaaagaatATCAAGATAAAA ATACACGACGATTCCAGGATTACATTTCACCTGGTGATGAAATAGAAGGATTAACTTCGATGCGTCGTTCGCAAAATGGTGATCACTCAACAACATCCACAACCGGTAATAATGGCATTCCAATTGATCATATCGAACCTGAACGAGATCCATTACCTTCTGATGTACTATCACATAATCTTGGCCTGGACATAGTCGTAGCCATTACAAAAACAGATTATATGTCTACATTGGAAAAAGATTATGATTTTCGTGAGGAACATTTCGATTTCATACAACAATATGCTAGAAAATTTTGTCTTCAAT aTGGCGCAACTTTGATGTATGTTTCTGCtaagataaacaaaaattgtgatCTATTATATAAATTTCTTATACATCGGATTTATggattaaaattcaaaactcCAGCATTGGTGGTCGAAAAGGATGCTATTTTTAT aCCATCTGGTTGggataatgagaaaaaaatttccattcttTATGACAATATACAATCATTTTCacctgatgataattataatgatgtgaTAATGCCACCACATAATGTTAAT CCTACTATGAAAGAGCCGGAAATTGTTTCCGAAGatgatcagatttttttgatgaaattacGAACACAACTGAATCAACAGGTTCCATCCAATATTACTAACACG CCACTTCGAGGTACCCCCACTGGTGGtagtcaatcatcatcgtccaATACAGCGACACCGGTTGGTGGTAATACTGGTACCCACAGTGGTGGATCGGCCAATAAATCAGATCGTCGACAATCACATCAAACACCATCAAGTCATAGCGCTAGTCCAGCTGCTGCGGCTGCTTTTCTTGATGCATCCGGTAAAGCATCACCCGGTGGTGAGCGTGTTTTGCAAACGTTTTTCAACTCACTATTGAGCCGAAAATCGGTTGGAGGATCAGGAGGAAACAGTAGTACACCTAGTAGTGGTAATTCATCTGGATCTGTTCGTAATAGCCAATCTGGTGTCACAACACCCAATTCAGCATCATCAACGGCTGTCGAATCATTACGTACCCGTGATGTACAAGCTGAATTAGATCGCATAATTGAAGgtacaaaatcatcaacaaacgatgaatga
- the LOC124494606 gene encoding lipopolysaccharide-induced tumor necrosis factor-alpha factor homolog, which produces MSMYPNISAEPSAPSAPGFIIEDQHQQKPQYDQPPPYTMWPNYDQQFQQPQQGPQPSSVVVTQPTSQNANTTVIMDRFPSKSIHVKCFFCHEDVKTVTQARSNFCTWLLCAGLCFIGCWLGCCLIPFCTDCSRDMLHYCPKCKKYLGAHERFRIF; this is translated from the exons atgagtaTGTATCCAAATATTTCGGCGGAACCATCCGCTCCAAGTGCTCCAGGTTTCATTATTGAagatcaacatcaacaaaaaccacAATATGATCAACCACCACCTTATACTATGTGGCCAAATTATGATCAGCAGtttcaacaaccacaacaaggACCGCAACCATCATCCGTTGTCGTTACACAGCCAACTTCTCAGAATG CTAATACAACAGTCATTATGGATAGATTTCCATCAAAATCGATACAtgtaaaatgttttttttgtcacgaAGATGTTAAAACGGTTACCCAAGCCCGATCGAATTTCTGTACATGGCTATTATGTGCCGGGCTTTGCTTCATTGG TTGTTGGCTCGGATGTTGCCTGATTCCTTTCTGTACCGATTGTTCACGTGATATGCTACATTATTGTCctaaatgtaaaaaatatttagGAGCACATGAACGTTTCCGTATCTtttga
- the LOC124494601 gene encoding uncharacterized protein LOC124494601, with amino-acid sequence MMVIQFLSLVQAKKLISQGKFFFKTNLCWNRLLSSSSSSSSGSGDDLSSDQPAISQQQVKTSGLKFQNVLNYLEKSVRLFVGDVNSEEYREFDQALSIVRSSLESMPEFHQRIDKIDDGTLVDSQKLLRDRFLQSRSSILADGSISCLIYPDLGLWNKILPEKFLLDFMVATILGALDYLENGENLHYSRVPSLGHDYIEESRPSNQQQTKTNYIIIAYGWNHYLIDLGQFENSYQALWQILKFLFEQSSTSMLKNPFPMGVLSTLPRNDCMYGYKFLNQSDLQKLRQSKLLISIEKLDMIPQETDNVERDHRIGLMAKQILLSNEENIGNRWYDKSLQMVFVLNKNFNQLYSHGLCFEQSHAKIESILQLMDHSIKFLTKFKPKTEEEYTSRDIQFKKLQIFDSKSKRLTEIINQATNHFAMEKYLNICSNRYFQLSMLQFVDYGLDMLEKEFQLSAEDWIQISFNFTLYKLTGNIRPCYQRFLPNGDGAEIWFQCLNQEMLDFFHEPNDRQKLLLALESLKFHREILMPEDSSSKESQNIESILLVYQNLAKLSFGLDQNKSYPDSMMANIDSLFKLKSIRRLRRSTAQITTLKPAQNYYDWHLVTNGHSYYDHRIQFNRTFSF; translated from the exons atgatggtgattcaatttttatctttagtacaagcaaaaaaattgatttcacaaggaaaattttttttcaagacaAACTTGTGTTGGAATCGcctgttatcatcatcatcatcatcatcctctgGTTCTGGCGATGATCTATCATCGGACCAACCGGCAatatcacaacaacaagtcaAGACTTCTGGtctaaaatttcaaaatgtgttgaattatttggaaaaatcTGTTCGATTGTTTGTCGGTGACGTTAATAGTGAAGAATATCGAGAATTCGATCAGGCTTTAAGCATAGTTCGTTCTAGTCTTGAATCAATGCCCGAATTTCATCAACGAATCGACAAAATCGATGATGGAACACTTGTTGAttcacaaaaattattacgcGATCGCTTTTTACAAAGTCGTTCGTCGATTCTAGCCGATGGATCAATTTCTTGTCTAATATATCCTGACCTAGGTCTttggaataaaattttaccTGAGAAATTTTTACTTGATTTTATGGTCGCAACTATATTGGGCGCTTTAGACTATCTAGAAAATGGCGAAAATCTTCACTATTCTCGGGTGCCTTCATTAGGACATGATTACATTGAAGAATCTAGGCCatctaatcaacaacaaacgaaaacaaattatattattatagcTTATGGCTGGAATCATTATCTTATTGATCTGggacaatttgaaaattcttaCCAAGCCTTGTGGCAGATtctcaaatttttatttgaacaaTCATCCACGTCAATGTTAAAAAATCCTTTCCCTATGGGTGTCTTATCCACATTGCCTCGAAATGATTGTATGTACGgttataaatttttaaaccAATCGGACCTGCAAAAACTTcgacaatcaaaattattgatttctaTCGAAAAACTCGATATGATTCCTCAAGAAACGGACAATGTAGAACGTGATCATCGTATAGGTTTGATGGCCAAACAGATTCTATTGtcaaatgaagaaaacaTTGGCAATCGATGGTACGATAAATCCTTACAAATGGTATTtgtattgaacaaaaatttcaatcaactTTATTCACATGGCCTTTGTTTTGAGCAATCACATGCTAAAATTGAATCCATTCTACAATTAATGGATCATTCCATTAAATTTCTGACAAAATTTAAG CCAAAAACCGAAGAAGAATATACATCTCGAGATATACAATTTAAAAAActtcaaatatttgattccAAATCCAAACGATTAACCGAGATCATAAATCAGGCTACAAATCATTTTGCAATGGAAAAATACTTGAATATCTGTTCAAATcgatattttcaattgtccATGCTTCAGTTCGTTGATTATGGATTAGATATGttggaaaaagaatttcaattatctGCCGAGGATTGGATAcaaatttctttcaattttacCTTGTATAAATTAACTGGAAATATACGACCGTGTTATCAACGTTTTTTACCAAACGGAGATGGTGCAGAAATCTggtttcaatgtttgaatcAGGAAATGTTAGACTTTTTCCATGAACCGAATGATcgacaaaaattattactaGCATTGGAATCGTTAAAATTTCATCGTGAAATATTAATGCCTGAAGATTCGTCTTCAAAAGAATCCCAAAACATTGAATCTATTCTTCTAG TCTATCAAAATTTAGCAAAACTTTCTTTTGGTTTGGACCAGAATAAATCATATCCAGATTCAATGATGGCCAATATAGACTcattatttaaattgaaatcaataagACGATTACGACGATCAACAGCTCAGATAACTACATTGAAACCTgctcaaaattattatgattggcATTTGGTTACTAATGGCCATTCATATTATGATCATCGTATTCAATTTAACCGCACATTTAGCTTCTAA
- the LOC124494716 gene encoding uncharacterized protein LOC124494716, with protein sequence MSPTSPKLLRTKLFLSSSSSSSSSQNDDDKSVTSNNSTTTTKSKTSDISLDIDSQTNVCLAWRNLRFEIKKKRFFLPTKQTSKVLLRRLNGTLEYHHLTGFMGPSGAGKTTLLNCLNGNVRDSGLTRDSEIYLNKFERQSPRIGFIEQHVNETIIGRLTVREILRHAFLFKNGWKFRSRAQIHIDSITDELMLDRSVLDRRFEHCSGGEQKRIAVAQELMSLVPPSLLFVDEPTTGLDSNAAFLVMRCLRKLANRYRMTVAVSIHTPNAEIVEMFDKLYILARGGVCIYSGTPAMLQENLQQQLNQLSDINFSEHNQSSHAMEEKNDNHHERPPIEQYLKIACTGLESDYVRLLADRTLEMENEKLLPHISRLDFLPWGTPRRLKPFTIGDLLLQLSRLFRVVFVVNGHVFLLQILMYVLSYLFLTFTYDPQMVRPSGCYSISSENQTCGQKLNDDALMETYVSYQSFCIMYTGFGMVGMASVVFSPLLKVFRNEHRNRWYSLGTFFWSYLFVRFIEMNMFTLVTTILVYFPSGHHTIEPLSMTDAGMFQINWSRFGHFLGLFWLYNVYMQSIGQLVAVIFMDNAELSLIVSYVYYIILCLLNGYLINLEHMKDPFVLKVAQLLASNVISKGLLWSFYGLDRCNQEDFFSVILYKYYVNPETVYSSLTQVAWNTLILRMATLVFMFIRFDFSWQLRPMICSKRSKTKKIDYPPLGPSSIISIVKKTPHLPKRIKHNSELEFEQFSRDKIIVAWRNLTLFGSSSIHEIRSVRHSNSKIILRDLNGQFRFGTMNALMGTSGSGKTSLLKVLNGQLKTRLSVETKIYLSRFTPIRICYLTQEVSGHLLPGLTAKQSLIYASRLKNYSMGIHEAMKVDHEQVAINLLDELDLTETAETMVQNCSGGERKRLALALELTSMWMPNLICIDEPTSGLDSNSAEIVIGCLREFVHRHNVTIIASIHQPNTDLMNMFDQIYVLAKSGVGIYSGPPSMIRQHLSQITGYNTFGTTFPVEELIKYSCMNHDDPVVQKLVQNNDLNIITTTMANKSLETETQYVPDGIPLNRIRFSIGSLPILCSRYLTFIYGYLWQEWAMFFIIYIFYGFFLRYFFDPKIALADGCISLEEDFNQTCNRSTASIEEETNLTSNGRYNFFALNIFAFLVMLQCGLAFAKETKFFFNEHRNGWYSTGIFYLTKYLYETITMVAIVAVYLWIIDIYETVHPGIYWWMFLLLNLGMQAFQGLSHFLTLMADGNSFIFIAMANFSYIMMLLTANFFSRISSLHYIFQIVSFFSICRYMSEGNMILQYGFDRCGPKEIQAVLYNLEIPGNHYFHHCIQMLLLHIFIYRLMALAALIAKSNPLENRRRRAERIIKYHEELKPSNAIIPGLSSHVEFHIKKIHY encoded by the exons ATGTCGCCTACATCGCCAAAATTATTAAGGACAAAACTTTtcctttcatcatcatcatcatcatcatcttcgcaaaatgatgatgataaatcagTGACTAGCAATAATAgtaccacaacaacaaaatcaaaaacatccGATATTAGTTTGGATATTGATTCACAAACCAATGTTTGTCTTGCATGGCGGAATCTtcgatttgaaataaaaaagaaacgtTTCTTCCTGCCTACAAAACAAACCAGCAAAGTATTACTACGTCGACTCAATGGAACACTTGAATATCATCACCTAACCGGATTTATGGGGCCATCCGGTGCTGGAAAAACTACATTGCTCAATTGTCTCAATGGTAATGTTCGTGATTCGGGTCTGACAAGAGATTCGGAAATTTATCTGAATAAATTCGAACGACAATCCCCTAGGATTGGATTCATTGAACAACatgtaaatgaaacaatcattGGTCGTTTGACAGTCCGTGAAATACTTCGTCATGCATTCCTTTTCAAAAATGGATGGAAATTTCGTTCTAGAGCTCAGATACATATCGATTCAATAACTGATGAATTAATGTTGGATCGATCCGTATTGGATCGACGTTTCGAACATTGTTCAGGTGGCGAACAGAAACGTATAGCCGTGGCACAAGAACTTATGTCATTGGTACCACCATCTTTACTGTTTGTCGATGAACCTACTACAGGCCTTGATTCGAATGCAGCTTTTTTGGTCATGCGATGTCTTAGAAAATTGGCCAATCGTTATCGTATGACTGTTGCTGTGTCTATACACACACCGAATGCGGAAATTGTCGAAATGTTTGATAAACTATATATATTGGCACGTGGAGGCGTCTGCATTTATTCAGGCACGCCGGCCATGTTACAAGAAaatcttcaacaacaattaaatcaattatcaGATATCAACTTTAGTGAACATAATCAATCAAGCCATgcaatggaagaaaaaaatgataatcatcatgaacgACCACCAATTGAGCAATACCTAAAAATTGCTTGCACTGGTCTAGAATCAGATTACGTTCGTTTATTGGCCGATCGAACATTGGagatggaaaatgaaaaattactACCTCACATATCACGATTAGATTTTCTACCTTGGGGAACGCCTCGTCGTTTGAAGCCCTTTACTATTGGCGATTTACTTTTGCAATTATCTCGTCTCTTCCGGGTGgtgtttgttgttaatgGCCACGTTTTCTTATTACAAATCCTAATGTACGTTCTATCATATCTATTTCTGACATTCACCTATGATCCACAAATGGTACGACCAAGTGGTTGttattcaatatcatcagAAAATCAAACTTGTGGCCAAAaacttaatgatgatgcattaATGGAAACATATGTTAGctatcaatcattttgtatAATGTACACCGGATTCGGTATGGTCGGCATGGCAtcagttgttttttctccacTTCTCAAAGTGTTCCGTAATGAACATCGCAATCGATGGTATTCGCttggaacatttttttggtcatatCTTTTTGTGCGATTCATCGAAATGAACATGTTCACATTGGTCACAACAATACTCGTATATTTTCCCAGTGGTCATCATACAATTGAACCTCTCTCTATGACTGATGCTGGAATGTTTCAGATAAATTGGAGTCGTTTTGGTCATTTCCTTGGTCTTTTTTGGCTTTACAACGTCTATATGCAAAGCATTGGACAATTGGTTGCCGTCATATTCATGGATAATGCTGAACTATCGTTGATCGTATCGTACGTTTATTACATAATACTTTGTCTACTCAATGGCTATCTCATCAATCTCGAACATATGAAAGATCCGTTTGTTTTGAAAGTTGCGCAATTATTAGCATCAAATGTAATATCAAAAGGTCTTCTTTGGTCATTTTATGGACTTGATCGTTGTAATCaagaagattttttttcagtcatCCTTTACAAATATTACGTCAACCCGGAAACAGTATATTCGAGTCTGACGCAAGTTGCATGGAATACATTGATTTTACGGATGGCAACATTGGTTTTTATGTTCATAAGATTCGATTTTTCATGGCAATTACGACCAATGATCTGTTCGAAACGttctaaaacaaaaaaaattgattatccaCCTTTAGGACCTTCATCGATAATATCTATTGTAAAGAAAACACCTCATCTTCCAAAACGAATCAAACACAATTCCGAATTagaatttgaacaattttcacGCGACAAGATTATCGTAGCATGGCGAAATCTTACATTATTTGGTTCTAGTTCAATACATGAAATACGTTCGGTACGTCATTCTAATTCGAAAATAATTCTGCGCGATCTGAATGGACAATTTCGTTTCGGTACAATGAATGCGTTGATGGGAACCTCAGGCTCAGGAAAGACCTCGTTGCTCAAAGTACTGAATGGTCAATTAAAAACACGGCTTAGtgtcgaaacaaaaatctatttGAGTCGATTTACACCGATCAGAATTTGCTATCTTACTCAAGAAGTTTCTGGCCACCTGTTGCCTGGACTAACGGCTAAACAAAGTTTGATTTATGCATCAAGATTAAAAAATTACTCGATGGGCATACATGAAGCGATGAAAGTTGATCATGAACAAGTGGCAATAAATTTATTAGACGAATTGGATCTTACAGAGACTGCCGAAACAATGGTACAAAATTGTTCAGGCGGTGAACGTAAACGCTTAGCATTGGCATTAGAATTGACATCAATGTGGATGCCCAATCTAATCTGTATTGATGAACCAACCAGTGGATTAGATTCAAATTCGGCTGAGATTGTTATTGGTTGTTTGCGTGAATTTGTACATCGACATAACGTAACGATTATAGCTAGCATACATCAGCCAAACACCGATCTAATGAACATGTTTGATCAGATTTACGTGCTGGCCAAAAGTGGTGTTGGCATCTATTCTGGCCCACCATCTATGATTCGACAACATTTATCACAAATAACTGGCTATAATACATTTGGCACAACTTTTCCCGTTGAAGAATTGATTAAATATTCATGTatgaatcatgatgatccagTCGTGCAAAAATTGGTTCAAAACAACGATCTCAACATAATCACGACAACGATGGCTAACAAAAGTTTGGAAACGGAAACTCAATATGTACCGGATGGAATTCCATTGAATCGCATTCGTTTTTCTATCGGATCATTGCCAATTCTTTGTTCACGTTATTTAACGTTCATTTATGGCTACCTATGGCAAGAATGggcaatgtttttcattatttatatattctatggattttttcttcgttattttttcgaTCCAAAGATTGCTTTGGCTGATGGATGCATATCGCTAGAGGAggatttcaatcaaacatgTAATCGTTCAACAGCCAGTATTGAAGAGGAAACAAATCTGACAAGTAATGGCcgatataatttttttgctctCAATATTTTTGCCTTTTTGGTTATGCTTCAATGTGGACTTGCTTTTGCTAAAGagaccaaattttttttcaatgaacatCGTaatg GTTGGTATAGCACGGGAATATTCTATCTGACAAAATACCTTTACGAAACTATTACAATGGTGGCCATTGTGGCTGTATATTTATGGATAATTGATATCTATGAAACTGTTCATCCAGGCATTTATTGGTGGATGTTTTTATTGCTCAATCTTGGTATGCAAGCATTTCAAGGTCTTAGCCATTTTCTTACATTGATGGCTGatggaaattcattcatattcattgcaatggcaaatttttcatacattATGATGTTATTGACGGCAAATTTTTTCAGCCGAATTTCTAGTCTTCATTATATATTTCAAATTGTATCattcttttctatttgtCGCTATATGAGTGAAGGTAACATGATATTACAATATGGATTTGATCGATGTGGACCTAAAGAAATTCAAGCCGTCCTATATAATCTAGAGATTCCGGGCaaccattattttcatcattgtatccagatgttattattacatatatttatttatcgtcTAATGGCATTGGCCGCTTTGATTGCTAAATCTAATCCATTGGAAAATCGTCGTAGACGTGCTGAACGTATTATAAAATATCATGAAGAATTGAAACCATCCAATGCCATTATACCTGGTCTTAGTTCACATGTGGAATTtcatattaaaaaaattcattactAA